A DNA window from Bradyrhizobium barranii subsp. barranii contains the following coding sequences:
- a CDS encoding glycoside hydrolase family 12 protein — MDSNRISGAGAQGSPTGYVRTQEDHDLFRQAANEARSLSSAGPVSAQTPIWRSSAPYGSFSRDGYSWNNDVWGPHPGPQTISVSAANRWSVWSNQPNTPGIKSYPHVAFNIGKPLSSINTLSSSFNQEVPTGGAWDVAYDIWDSSDRHEIMLWTNYTGNSDGSGNVKPISYHYAPSGAAIPVYSNVNVGGATWNVFEGEGSDGHKVISLLRTSKTNSGTVDIKSILQWIKSKGYFGDINVGSVQYGVEITSSPGGKNFNFNNWSVTSK, encoded by the coding sequence ATGGATTCCAATCGGATAAGCGGTGCCGGCGCGCAAGGGTCTCCAACGGGTTACGTCCGGACACAGGAGGATCATGATCTATTTAGGCAGGCCGCGAATGAAGCCCGGTCATTATCATCTGCCGGGCCTGTGTCGGCACAGACGCCGATTTGGCGTTCGAGCGCTCCATACGGAAGCTTTTCACGCGATGGCTACTCTTGGAACAACGACGTATGGGGCCCGCACCCTGGGCCTCAGACGATTTCGGTGAGTGCAGCCAACCGGTGGAGCGTGTGGTCGAACCAGCCCAATACTCCTGGCATCAAGAGCTATCCGCACGTGGCTTTCAATATCGGGAAACCGCTCAGCTCAATCAACACTCTGAGCTCGAGCTTCAATCAGGAAGTTCCCACTGGCGGCGCCTGGGATGTCGCCTACGATATCTGGGACAGCTCAGACCGACATGAGATAATGCTCTGGACAAACTACACCGGAAACTCGGACGGGAGCGGCAACGTTAAGCCCATTTCATATCATTATGCCCCTTCCGGTGCGGCGATTCCGGTCTACAGCAATGTCAATGTAGGCGGGGCGACTTGGAACGTGTTTGAAGGCGAAGGCTCCGATGGTCACAAGGTCATCTCATTGCTGCGCACTTCGAAGACCAACAGCGGGACAGTGGACATCAAGAGTATCCTGCAGTGGATCAAGTCGAAGGGGTACTTTGGCGACATAAACGTCGGTAGCGTCCAATACGGCGTCGAGATTACCTCGTCCCCGGGGGGAAAGAACTTCAATTTCAACAACTGGTCCGTGACTTCGAAGTGA